Proteins encoded together in one Pantoea sp. CCBC3-3-1 window:
- the mlaE gene encoding lipid asymmetry maintenance ABC transporter permease subunit MlaE: MFLRALASVGRQGINTCASFGRAGLMLFHALIGIPRFRKHAPLVIKQLYSIGVLSLLIIVVSGLFIGMVLGLQGYLVLNTYGADSSLGMLVALSLLRELGPVVTALLFAGRAGSALTAEIGLMKATEQLSSMEMMAVDPLRRIISPRFWAGFISMPLLTLIFVAVGIMGGAIVGVSWKGIDSGFFWSAMQNAVDVRTDIVNCVIKSAVFAFTVTWIALFNGYDAIPTSEGISRATTRTVVHASLAVLGLDFVLTALMFGN; this comes from the coding sequence ATGTTTTTACGTGCACTGGCGTCCGTCGGGCGTCAGGGAATTAATACCTGTGCCTCATTTGGCCGTGCCGGGCTGATGCTCTTTCACGCGCTGATTGGCATACCTCGTTTTCGCAAACACGCGCCGTTGGTGATTAAACAGCTCTACAGTATCGGCGTACTGTCATTGCTGATTATTGTCGTCTCCGGTTTGTTTATTGGAATGGTGCTGGGGCTGCAAGGCTATCTGGTACTGAATACTTACGGCGCAGACAGCAGTCTCGGTATGCTGGTGGCCCTATCGCTACTGCGCGAGCTGGGGCCTGTGGTAACCGCGCTGCTGTTTGCGGGACGCGCTGGCTCGGCACTCACTGCCGAAATTGGCCTGATGAAAGCTACCGAGCAGCTTTCCAGCATGGAGATGATGGCTGTCGATCCGCTGCGGCGGATTATTTCGCCACGCTTTTGGGCGGGTTTTATCAGCATGCCATTACTGACGCTGATATTCGTCGCCGTTGGCATTATGGGCGGCGCGATTGTCGGTGTGAGCTGGAAAGGCATCGACAGCGGATTTTTCTGGTCAGCAATGCAGAATGCCGTTGACGTGCGCACCGATATTGTTAACTGCGTAATTAAAAGCGCTGTTTTTGCCTTCACCGTGACGTGGATTGCGCTGTTCAACGGTTATGACGCTATTCCCACTTCTGAAGGGATTAGCCGGGCAACAACGCGCACTGTGGTACATGCTTCTCTGGCGGTACTCGGTTTAGATTTTGTGCTGACAGCACTGATGTTTGGGAACTGA
- the npr gene encoding PTS phosphocarrier protein NPr — MTVRQNVEIKNKLGMHARPAMKLFELVQSFDAEVLLRNEVGTEAEASSVIALLMLDSAKGGHIEIEATGPQEKEALAAVIELFNAGFDEE, encoded by the coding sequence ATGACAGTCAGGCAAAACGTTGAAATCAAGAACAAGCTGGGCATGCACGCCCGCCCGGCCATGAAACTTTTTGAGTTGGTTCAGAGTTTTGACGCAGAAGTCCTCCTGCGTAATGAAGTCGGCACCGAGGCTGAGGCCAGCAGCGTTATCGCGCTGTTGATGCTGGACTCAGCCAAGGGCGGTCACATAGAAATCGAGGCCACTGGCCCGCAGGAAAAAGAAGCGCTGGCAGCGGTGATCGAGCTGTTTAACGCCGGTTTCGACGAAGAATAG
- the rpoN gene encoding RNA polymerase factor sigma-54, translating to MKQGLQLRLSQQLAMTPQLQQAIRLLQLSTLELQQEIQLALESNPLLEQTDIHEEVDSREYQEKEALDTREALEQKDMPEELPLDATWDEIYTAGTPSGTGTDYHDDELPVYQGETTQTLQDYLMWQVELTPFTDTDRAIATAIVDAVDPTGYLTVSLEEIQDSIGNDELAADEVEAVLKRVQRFDPVGVCARDLRDCLLVQLSQFIPETPFIKEARLIVSEHLDLLANHDFRSLMRVTRLKEDVLKNAMQLIQSLDPRPGQSINTSEPEYVIPDVLVRKIGTRWTVDLNADSVPRLKINQHYASLGGSTRNDSDNQFIRSNLQEARWLIKSLESRNDTLLKVTRCIVEQQEAFFEQGEEFMRPMVLADIAAAVDMHESTISRVTTQKYLHSPRGIFELKYFFSSHVNTEGGGEASSTAIRALVKKLISAENPAKPLSDSKLTTLLSDQGIMVARRTVAKYRESLSIPPSNQRKQLV from the coding sequence ATGAAGCAAGGTTTGCAGCTCAGGCTTAGCCAACAGCTTGCCATGACGCCACAACTGCAGCAGGCGATTCGTCTGCTGCAACTCTCTACGCTTGAACTCCAGCAGGAAATTCAGCTGGCGCTGGAAAGCAATCCCTTGCTTGAGCAAACCGACATTCATGAGGAAGTGGACAGCCGCGAATATCAGGAAAAAGAAGCGCTTGATACCCGCGAAGCCTTAGAACAGAAGGACATGCCGGAAGAGCTACCGCTAGATGCGACCTGGGATGAAATCTACACCGCCGGCACGCCATCCGGCACGGGTACCGACTATCACGATGATGAACTGCCTGTTTACCAGGGTGAAACAACGCAGACATTACAAGACTATCTGATGTGGCAGGTGGAGCTGACGCCGTTTACCGATACCGACAGGGCGATTGCTACAGCGATTGTCGATGCGGTGGATCCCACAGGCTATCTGACCGTCTCGCTTGAGGAAATCCAGGACAGTATCGGCAACGATGAACTTGCGGCTGACGAAGTTGAAGCGGTATTAAAGCGCGTGCAGCGTTTCGATCCGGTTGGCGTTTGCGCTCGCGATCTGCGGGATTGCCTGCTGGTACAGCTGTCGCAATTCATTCCTGAAACCCCTTTCATCAAAGAAGCACGTTTAATCGTTAGCGAGCATTTAGATTTGCTGGCAAATCACGACTTTCGCAGCCTGATGCGGGTCACTCGCCTGAAGGAAGACGTGCTGAAAAACGCGATGCAGCTGATTCAGTCGCTCGATCCCAGACCCGGCCAGTCCATTAATACCAGCGAGCCTGAATATGTTATTCCTGATGTGCTGGTACGAAAAATCGGCACTCGCTGGACGGTAGACCTGAACGCGGACAGCGTGCCGCGTCTGAAAATCAATCAGCACTATGCTTCGCTGGGCGGTTCGACACGTAACGACAGCGATAATCAGTTTATTCGCAGCAATCTGCAGGAAGCCAGATGGCTGATTAAAAGCCTCGAAAGCCGTAACGATACCCTGTTGAAAGTAACGCGTTGTATCGTTGAACAGCAGGAGGCTTTTTTTGAACAGGGCGAAGAATTTATGCGTCCCATGGTGCTGGCCGATATTGCCGCCGCTGTGGATATGCATGAGTCAACGATCTCGCGCGTTACCACGCAAAAGTATCTGCACAGCCCGCGCGGCATTTTTGAACTGAAGTATTTTTTCTCCAGTCATGTTAATACTGAAGGCGGCGGCGAAGCTTCCTCCACAGCAATTCGGGCACTGGTGAAAAAATTAATCTCGGCGGAGAATCCCGCCAAGCCTCTTAGTGACAGCAAGCTGACTACCCTTCTTTCCGATCAGGGAATTATGGTAGCCCGCCGCACTGTAGCGAAGTACCGAGAGTCTTTATCCATCCCGCCCTCAAATCAGCGTAAACAGCTGGTCTGA
- the lptA gene encoding lipopolysaccharide ABC transporter substrate-binding protein LptA, with protein sequence MKFRMRNNLKFLTLGLLLAASLPAFALTGDSDKPVNVDSENQALDMQGNVATFTGNVIVTQGTIKITADKVVVTRPGGDSNKTIVDAWGKPATFYQMQDSGKPVQGHAQKMHYELAKDFVELTGNAYLEQLDSNVKGDRITYLVKEQKMQAYGNTGKRVTTVLVPSQLQDKGTQSTGQKKSN encoded by the coding sequence ATGAAATTCAGAATGCGAAACAACCTTAAGTTTTTGACGCTCGGCCTGCTGCTGGCTGCCAGCCTGCCCGCTTTTGCGCTTACCGGCGACTCGGATAAACCGGTCAATGTCGATTCGGAAAATCAGGCGCTGGACATGCAGGGTAACGTAGCCACTTTCACCGGCAACGTGATTGTAACTCAGGGCACGATCAAAATTACCGCCGATAAAGTGGTGGTCACTCGCCCTGGCGGCGACAGCAATAAAACCATTGTGGATGCCTGGGGCAAACCCGCTACCTTTTATCAGATGCAGGACAGCGGTAAACCCGTGCAGGGCCATGCCCAAAAAATGCACTATGAGCTGGCGAAAGATTTCGTTGAGCTGACCGGTAACGCCTATCTGGAACAGCTGGACAGCAATGTAAAAGGCGATCGCATTACCTATCTGGTCAAAGAACAGAAAATGCAGGCCTACGGCAATACCGGCAAACGTGTGACGACCGTATTGGTGCCTTCGCAGTTGCAGGATAAAGGCACCCAGTCCACCGGACAGAAAAAGAGTAACTAA
- the mlaF gene encoding phospholipid ABC transporter ATP-binding protein MlaF yields MSQTETNLVDVRGVSFARGDRPVFDNISLTVPKGKVTAIMGPSGIGKTTLLRLIGGQLRPDAGEIWFNGENIPALSRSRLYETRKKMSMLFQSGALFTDLTVFDNVAWPLREHTHLPPQLLHSTVMMKLEAVGLRGAAQLKPSELSGGMARRAALARAIALEPDLIMFDEPFVGQDPITMGVLVKLIDELNHSLGMTCIVVSHDVPEVLSIADYAYIIAGQKVIAQGTATALRENEDARVRQFIDGIADGPVPFRFPAGDYLQDLTGSGS; encoded by the coding sequence ATGAGCCAGACGGAGACGAATTTGGTAGATGTCCGTGGCGTCAGTTTCGCCCGTGGGGATCGACCGGTTTTCGATAACATCTCGCTTACGGTGCCCAAAGGGAAGGTCACCGCCATTATGGGCCCTTCAGGCATCGGGAAAACCACATTGCTGCGCCTGATTGGCGGCCAGCTTCGACCTGATGCGGGTGAAATCTGGTTTAACGGCGAAAATATTCCCGCGCTTTCGCGCTCCCGACTGTACGAAACGCGTAAAAAAATGAGCATGCTGTTTCAGTCCGGCGCATTGTTTACGGATCTGACGGTCTTTGACAACGTCGCGTGGCCCCTGCGGGAACATACTCATTTGCCACCGCAACTGCTACACAGCACGGTCATGATGAAGCTGGAAGCCGTAGGATTGCGGGGAGCGGCACAGCTGAAGCCTTCGGAGTTGTCTGGCGGTATGGCACGACGTGCTGCGCTGGCAAGAGCGATAGCATTAGAACCCGATTTGATTATGTTCGACGAACCTTTCGTCGGGCAGGATCCTATTACTATGGGCGTCCTGGTTAAGCTGATCGACGAGCTGAATCACTCGCTGGGCATGACCTGCATCGTGGTCTCACACGACGTGCCGGAAGTGCTGAGTATTGCCGATTACGCCTATATTATTGCGGGGCAGAAAGTCATCGCTCAGGGAACGGCAACCGCACTCCGCGAAAACGAAGATGCGCGTGTACGTCAGTTTATTGATGGCATCGCCGACGGTCCGGTACCGTTTCGTTTTCCGGCAGGGGATTATCTGCAGGACTTAACTGGCTCAGGGAGTTAA
- the lptB gene encoding LPS export ABC transporter ATP-binding protein produces MATLIAQNLAKAYKGRRVVEDVSLEVKSGEIVGLLGPNGAGKTTTFYMVVGIVPRDAGRIVIDDEDISILPLHARARRGIGYLPQEASIFRRLSVYDNLMAVLQIREDLSAEQRDDRAKELMDEFHITHLRDSMGQALSGGERRRVEIARALAANPKFILLDEPFAGVDPISVIDIKKIIEHLRDSGLGVLITDHNVRETLAVCERAYIVSQGHLIAHGSPEEVLADEQVKRVYLGEEFRL; encoded by the coding sequence ATGGCGACTTTAATTGCGCAAAACCTGGCGAAGGCCTACAAAGGCCGACGCGTTGTCGAAGATGTGAGTCTGGAAGTTAAATCCGGCGAGATTGTGGGTCTGCTTGGCCCTAACGGTGCAGGTAAAACCACCACGTTTTATATGGTGGTTGGGATTGTACCGCGTGATGCGGGCCGTATCGTTATTGACGATGAGGACATCAGCATTCTGCCGCTCCACGCCCGCGCACGCCGCGGTATTGGCTATTTACCCCAGGAAGCGTCAATTTTCCGTCGCCTGAGCGTTTACGATAACCTGATGGCGGTGCTGCAAATTCGTGAGGATTTGTCGGCAGAACAGCGCGACGATCGAGCCAAAGAGCTGATGGATGAATTCCATATTACGCATTTGCGTGACAGCATGGGCCAGGCGCTTTCCGGCGGCGAACGACGCCGTGTTGAGATTGCCCGTGCGCTGGCCGCTAATCCTAAATTCATCCTGCTGGATGAACCCTTCGCCGGTGTCGACCCGATTTCCGTTATTGATATCAAAAAAATTATCGAACACCTGCGCGATAGCGGCCTGGGCGTGCTAATTACCGACCATAACGTTCGCGAGACGCTGGCTGTCTGCGAGCGGGCTTATATTGTCAGCCAGGGCCATTTAATCGCCCACGGCTCGCCGGAAGAAGTCCTGGCGGATGAACAAGTTAAGCGAGTCTATTTGGGCGAAGAGTTCAGACTCTGA
- a CDS encoding calcium/sodium antiporter, translating to MLVATALFIIGLVLLVYGADRLVFSAAILCRALGIPPLIIGMTVVGIGTSLPELIVSFSAATHGQMDIAVGTALGSNITNILLILGGAALLHPLTVHSRLIRRELPLMLLVSLLCGVVLFDNILSRNDGLVLIALAAAYLIFIIKIARKAERDNNDSLTREQLAELPRDDAGNTVAFLWLAVALIILPMSTSMVIDNATVIADYFGISELVIGLTVISVGTSLPELATLIAGALKGEDDIAIGNLIGSNIYNIAIVLGVPALVHPGSIDLHAFARDYWVMLSVSALFTLICLQRSRCIGRAAGALLLSGFVAWVAVLYWLPSATLW from the coding sequence ATGCTCGTAGCTACCGCACTCTTTATTATCGGCCTGGTCCTGCTGGTATATGGTGCAGATCGTCTGGTGTTCAGCGCGGCGATTCTTTGCCGCGCTTTAGGGATTCCACCGCTGATTATTGGCATGACCGTCGTCGGTATTGGCACTTCGTTACCCGAACTCATCGTCTCTTTTTCTGCCGCAACGCATGGTCAGATGGATATCGCCGTGGGTACCGCGCTTGGCTCGAACATTACCAATATTTTGTTGATTCTCGGCGGCGCCGCGCTGCTACACCCGCTGACCGTCCATTCCCGCCTGATCCGACGTGAACTGCCACTGATGTTACTCGTGAGTTTATTATGCGGGGTCGTGCTTTTTGATAATATCCTGAGCCGCAATGATGGCCTGGTGCTGATAGCACTTGCGGCAGCCTATTTAATTTTCATTATCAAAATTGCCCGCAAAGCTGAGCGAGACAATAATGATTCGCTAACGCGCGAACAGCTGGCCGAACTGCCTCGCGACGATGCGGGCAACACGGTCGCCTTTTTATGGCTGGCGGTTGCCCTGATCATCCTGCCGATGTCTACAAGTATGGTCATCGATAATGCGACAGTGATTGCCGACTACTTTGGCATTAGCGAACTGGTGATAGGACTGACGGTAATCTCTGTAGGCACCAGCCTGCCGGAGCTGGCGACGCTGATTGCCGGTGCGCTAAAAGGCGAAGACGATATCGCTATCGGCAATTTGATCGGCTCTAACATCTACAATATTGCCATCGTGCTTGGCGTGCCTGCGCTGGTTCATCCGGGCAGTATTGATCTGCATGCTTTCGCCCGGGACTACTGGGTGATGTTGAGCGTTAGCGCTCTGTTTACCCTAATTTGTCTACAGCGCAGCCGCTGTATTGGAAGAGCGGCGGGCGCCCTGCTGCTGAGCGGCTTTGTTGCCTGGGTGGCCGTGCTGTACTGGCTCCCTTCGGCTACCCTCTGGTAA
- the hpf gene encoding ribosome hibernation promoting factor: MQLNITGQNVEITEPLREFVTAKFAKLEQYFDRINQVYIVLKVEKVTQIADATLHVNGGELHATSEEKDMYAAIDGLIDKLTRQLNKHKDKLKQH, translated from the coding sequence ATGCAACTCAATATCACTGGACAGAACGTTGAAATCACTGAGCCGTTACGTGAGTTTGTCACGGCGAAATTTGCCAAACTGGAACAGTATTTCGACCGGATAAATCAGGTTTATATTGTTCTTAAGGTTGAGAAGGTCACGCAGATAGCCGATGCAACGTTACATGTAAACGGCGGTGAGTTGCATGCCACCTCGGAAGAGAAAGATATGTACGCGGCGATTGATGGCTTGATTGACAAGCTAACGCGCCAACTTAATAAACATAAAGACAAGTTGAAGCAACACTAA
- the lptC gene encoding LPS export ABC transporter periplasmic protein LptC, translated as MSKARRWITLLLALVAIVLIGWNLADTDETAPVAGNDQEPTYTSQTSNTVVYNPQGGLSYKLVSDKVTYFSTDAVSWFDNPIMTTYDESKTPTWSVRADKAKLTNDRMLYLYGHVEVNSLTQDAQLQRIKTDNAVVNLITQDVTSEDQVTLYGSSFNSTGMKMRGNLRNKTAELIEKVKTSYEIQNAKQP; from the coding sequence ATGAGTAAAGCAAGGCGTTGGATCACACTGTTACTGGCGCTGGTGGCTATCGTGCTAATTGGCTGGAATCTTGCCGACACCGATGAGACGGCTCCCGTTGCCGGGAACGATCAGGAACCCACTTATACCAGCCAGACGTCAAACACGGTGGTATATAACCCGCAGGGTGGCCTGAGCTACAAGCTGGTCTCCGACAAGGTGACCTACTTCTCAACCGATGCGGTCAGCTGGTTCGATAACCCGATAATGACCACTTATGATGAGAGTAAAACCCCTACCTGGTCGGTGCGGGCGGATAAAGCCAAACTCACGAACGACCGTATGCTGTATCTGTATGGTCACGTTGAAGTTAATAGCCTGACGCAGGATGCGCAGCTTCAGCGGATCAAAACGGATAACGCCGTGGTTAATCTCATCACGCAGGATGTCACCTCCGAAGATCAGGTGACGCTTTACGGTAGCAGTTTTAACTCTACCGGTATGAAAATGCGTGGCAATTTACGCAACAAAACTGCCGAGTTGATTGAAAAGGTCAAAACCTCCTATGAAATTCAGAATGCGAAACAACCTTAA
- the mlaD gene encoding outer membrane lipid asymmetry maintenance protein MlaD → MQTKKSEIWVGAFLLLALAAALFLCLRVADLKSLGSEPTWRLYATFDNIGGLKTGSPVKIGGVVIGRVTDIELDDKSYSPRVSMDIEDKYSQLPDTSSLAVRTSGLLGEQYLALNVGFDDPDMGTAMLKDGSSIQDTKSAMVLEDLIGQFLYKSGNGSDNKNASSAAPEANGQPAPAAQE, encoded by the coding sequence ATGCAAACGAAAAAAAGCGAAATTTGGGTAGGCGCATTTTTACTGTTGGCCCTCGCAGCGGCCCTGTTTTTGTGCCTGCGGGTCGCCGATCTTAAGTCGCTCGGTAGCGAGCCGACCTGGCGGTTGTATGCCACCTTCGACAATATCGGCGGTCTGAAAACGGGTTCGCCAGTGAAAATTGGCGGCGTGGTGATTGGCCGCGTCACGGATATTGAACTTGATGACAAAAGCTATTCGCCGCGCGTATCGATGGACATTGAAGATAAATATTCGCAGTTGCCGGATACCAGCTCGCTGGCGGTAAGAACGTCAGGCTTATTGGGTGAACAATACCTGGCGCTGAACGTCGGATTTGACGATCCCGATATGGGAACAGCTATGCTTAAAGACGGCAGCAGCATTCAGGACACCAAATCGGCAATGGTGCTGGAAGACCTGATTGGCCAGTTCTTGTATAAGAGCGGCAATGGCAGTGACAATAAAAACGCGTCGTCGGCGGCACCGGAAGCAAACGGGCAACCCGCGCCGGCAGCTCAAGAATAA
- the kdsD gene encoding arabinose-5-phosphate isomerase KdsD, with translation MAPFLNPDFDFQQAGRDVLNIERQGLEQLDQYINEDFSEACKRIYGCLGKVVVMGIGKSGHVGKKMAATFASTGTPAFFVHPAEASHGDLGMVSAGDIVIAISNSGESSEILALIPVLKRLHVFLICMTSRPESAMGRAADIHLCVKVPQEACPLGLAPTSSTTATLVMGDALAVALLKARGFTAEDFALSHPGGTLGRKLLLTVNDIMHSGDEIPHVSRDASLRDALLEITRKNMGMTVICNDLMKIEGIFTDGDLRRVFDMGIDIQHASIASVMTTGGIRVRPNTLAVDALNLMQSRNITVVMVADGDHLLGVVHMHDMLRAGVV, from the coding sequence ATGGCACCTTTTCTCAACCCCGATTTCGACTTTCAGCAGGCGGGCAGAGACGTCCTGAATATTGAACGCCAGGGCCTGGAACAGCTGGATCAGTACATCAACGAAGACTTCAGCGAAGCCTGCAAGCGCATTTACGGCTGCCTGGGTAAAGTGGTGGTGATGGGCATTGGCAAATCGGGTCATGTCGGCAAAAAAATGGCCGCCACGTTTGCCAGCACCGGTACGCCAGCTTTCTTTGTGCATCCAGCCGAAGCCAGCCACGGCGATCTCGGCATGGTCAGCGCAGGCGATATTGTGATTGCTATCTCCAACTCCGGCGAATCCTCAGAAATTCTGGCGCTTATCCCCGTGCTAAAACGCCTGCACGTCTTTTTAATTTGCATGACCAGCCGACCTGAAAGCGCAATGGGTCGTGCGGCTGATATTCATCTGTGTGTTAAAGTACCGCAGGAAGCGTGTCCGCTGGGTCTTGCGCCAACCTCCAGCACGACGGCAACGCTGGTGATGGGGGATGCGCTGGCGGTCGCCTTATTAAAAGCGCGCGGCTTCACGGCTGAGGATTTCGCGCTTTCGCATCCTGGCGGCACGCTGGGTCGTAAACTTCTGCTGACGGTCAATGATATTATGCACAGCGGTGATGAAATCCCTCACGTTAGCCGTGATGCGTCATTGCGCGACGCGCTGCTAGAAATCACGCGTAAAAATATGGGCATGACGGTAATTTGTAACGATCTGATGAAGATCGAAGGGATTTTCACCGATGGTGACCTGCGCCGCGTGTTTGATATGGGCATTGATATTCAGCACGCCAGTATCGCCAGCGTTATGACGACCGGTGGCATTCGGGTCCGCCCAAATACGCTGGCGGTCGATGCCCTTAATTTGATGCAAAGCCGTAACATTACCGTTGTCATGGTCGCCGATGGCGATCATCTGCTCGGCGTGGTGCACATGCACGACATGCTGCGCGCCGGTGTGGTTTAA
- the kdsC gene encoding 3-deoxy-manno-octulosonate-8-phosphatase KdsC — MSTAAGWVNTCYGEVSQDVMARAREVKLLICDVDGVMSDGVIYQGNNGEELKAFNVRDGYGIRCLLTSGVEVAIITGRKAKLLEDRCTTLGITHLYQGQSDKILAFRELLDKLSLRADEVAYIGDDLIDWPVMAEVGLSVTVADAHPVLIPRADYVTRIAGGRGAVREICDLILIAQDKFDEAKGQSV; from the coding sequence ATGAGCACTGCCGCAGGCTGGGTAAATACCTGTTATGGCGAAGTGAGCCAGGATGTGATGGCGCGCGCGCGCGAAGTCAAACTGCTGATTTGTGATGTTGATGGCGTCATGTCAGACGGCGTGATTTATCAGGGCAACAACGGCGAAGAGCTGAAAGCATTTAACGTACGGGACGGCTACGGCATTCGTTGCCTGCTGACCTCCGGCGTGGAAGTCGCTATCATCACCGGTCGCAAAGCTAAATTGCTTGAAGATCGCTGTACCACGCTGGGAATTACGCATCTTTACCAGGGACAGTCCGATAAGATTTTGGCCTTCCGCGAACTTCTGGATAAACTGTCGCTTCGAGCAGATGAGGTTGCCTATATTGGCGATGACCTGATCGACTGGCCGGTGATGGCTGAAGTTGGCCTGAGCGTGACCGTCGCGGATGCGCACCCGGTTTTAATTCCTCGCGCTGACTACGTTACCCGTATTGCAGGTGGGCGTGGCGCGGTTCGTGAAATTTGTGACCTGATTTTGATTGCACAGGATAAGTTTGATGAGGCCAAAGGGCAGTCTGTATGA
- the rapZ gene encoding RNase adapter RapZ, whose amino-acid sequence MVLMIVSGRSGSGKSVALRALEDMGFYCVDNLPVVLLPELANSLADRNMSAAVSIDVRNMPESPEVFEKALTSLPESFSPQLLFLDADRNTLIRRYSDTRRLHPLSSKNLSLESAIDEESDLLEPLRSRADLIVDTSEMSVHELAEMLRTRLLGKRERELTMVFESFGFKHGIPIDADYVFDVRFLPNPHWDPKLRPMTGLDRPVAAFLDRHTEVHNFIYQTRSYLELWLPMLETNNRSYLTVAIGCTGGKHRSVYIAEQLADYFRSRGKNVQSRHRTLEKRKS is encoded by the coding sequence ATGGTGCTGATGATCGTCAGCGGTCGTTCCGGTTCCGGTAAGTCCGTAGCCCTGCGGGCGCTGGAAGACATGGGCTTTTACTGCGTGGATAACCTGCCCGTAGTCTTGCTGCCGGAACTGGCTAACTCGCTGGCTGACCGTAATATGTCGGCAGCGGTAAGCATTGACGTGCGCAATATGCCTGAGTCACCAGAAGTTTTTGAAAAAGCGCTGACCAGCCTGCCCGAAAGCTTTTCACCGCAGCTGCTATTCCTTGATGCCGATCGTAATACGCTGATCCGTCGTTACAGCGATACGCGCCGCTTACATCCTCTTTCCAGCAAGAACCTTTCGCTGGAGAGCGCTATCGACGAAGAAAGCGATTTGCTGGAACCGTTGCGCTCCCGGGCTGATTTGATCGTGGATACCTCGGAGATGTCGGTACATGAGCTGGCCGAAATGCTGCGCACACGCCTGCTGGGTAAGCGTGAGCGTGAACTGACCATGGTGTTCGAATCGTTCGGTTTTAAGCACGGTATCCCGATTGATGCTGACTACGTTTTTGATGTTCGCTTCCTGCCGAACCCGCACTGGGATCCGAAACTGCGCCCGATGACGGGTCTTGACCGCCCGGTTGCGGCCTTTCTCGATCGTCATACTGAAGTGCATAATTTTATCTACCAGACGCGCAGCTATCTTGAGCTTTGGCTGCCGATGCTGGAAACCAATAACCGCAGCTATCTTACCGTCGCGATTGGCTGTACAGGCGGTAAGCACCGCTCAGTTTATATAGCCGAGCAGCTCGCCGACTATTTCCGCTCACGTGGGAAAAACGTCCAGTCCCGTCACCGTACTCTGGAAAAGCGCAAATCATGA
- the ptsN gene encoding PTS IIA-like nitrogen regulatory protein PtsN, which translates to MNNDHTLELSSVLSVSCTRSGVHCQSKKRALEIISELAAKQLNLPHQTIFEAILTRERMGSTGIGNGIAIPHGKLVEDTLRAVGVFIRLEQPIAFDAIDNQPVDLLFALLVPADQCKTHLHTLSLVAKRLADKTVCRRLRAAQSDEELFEIMAEASEGNH; encoded by the coding sequence ATGAACAATGATCACACACTGGAACTGAGCTCGGTACTGAGCGTCTCCTGCACCCGCAGCGGCGTACACTGCCAGAGTAAAAAGCGGGCGCTGGAAATTATTAGCGAGCTGGCAGCCAAACAGCTTAACCTTCCGCACCAGACTATCTTTGAAGCGATCCTGACGCGCGAGCGGATGGGCAGCACCGGTATTGGCAACGGCATTGCTATTCCGCACGGTAAGCTGGTGGAAGACACGCTGCGCGCCGTGGGCGTATTTATTCGCCTTGAGCAGCCGATTGCTTTCGATGCGATCGATAATCAGCCCGTAGACTTACTGTTTGCGCTGTTGGTCCCTGCCGATCAGTGTAAAACGCATCTGCATACTCTTTCTCTGGTCGCAAAGCGTCTTGCCGATAAAACCGTTTGTCGCCGTCTGCGTGCGGCTCAGAGCGATGAAGAACTCTTTGAGATCATGGCGGAAGCCTCTGAGGGAAATCACTGA